A window of Rubricoccus marinus contains these coding sequences:
- a CDS encoding efflux RND transporter periplasmic adaptor subunit — protein MSRLAPALRFSALPLLALALAACNAPGDAPEASGAADSTDTGVPVEVVLADPDFFEDAIELTGNVDAPNDALLSPDVPGSLTFVAPLGSYIGRGGTVAQVKANTQAAGVAQSRAGVATAQAGIAQAQAGIAGAEAGVRAAQAQRQAAQAQLDLAQDQYTRQLPLYRDSILSALEFRGVETQLAQARAQAAQADAGIAQAQGQLRASREQLNAARSQVNAAQAGVQSAQAQLSNTRIVAPFGGVVEARLQEPGELASPGAPVVRLVASGGLTVKAGIPERYAGDIEVGTQVRVIPSAYGAEPRGGRVTFVGTAIDPQSRTFPVEIAVENGDRTLKPDMVVRLQVAREVLQDAIVVPQEAVIRDERGTSVFVAVTDANGRSVAERRPVELGPNAGDRIVLLSGVSSGDRIIVSGQTSLNDGDLVKPTERQAPAASGAASETAQRQRPNGAATEPTI, from the coding sequence ATGTCTCGCCTCGCCCCCGCGCTCCGCTTCAGCGCGCTCCCCCTCCTCGCGCTCGCCCTCGCGGCCTGCAACGCCCCCGGCGACGCGCCAGAGGCCTCTGGCGCCGCCGATTCCACCGACACGGGCGTGCCCGTCGAGGTGGTCCTCGCCGACCCCGACTTTTTCGAGGACGCCATCGAGCTGACGGGCAACGTGGACGCGCCCAACGACGCGCTCCTCTCGCCCGACGTGCCGGGAAGCCTCACGTTCGTGGCCCCGCTCGGCTCGTACATCGGCCGCGGCGGAACCGTCGCGCAAGTGAAGGCCAACACGCAGGCCGCTGGCGTGGCGCAGTCGCGCGCCGGCGTGGCGACGGCCCAGGCCGGGATCGCGCAGGCGCAGGCAGGCATCGCCGGGGCCGAGGCGGGCGTGCGCGCCGCGCAGGCCCAGCGGCAGGCCGCCCAGGCACAGCTGGACCTCGCGCAGGACCAGTACACGCGCCAGCTTCCGCTCTACCGCGATTCCATCCTCTCGGCTCTGGAGTTCCGCGGCGTCGAGACCCAGCTCGCCCAGGCACGTGCCCAGGCCGCCCAGGCCGATGCTGGGATCGCGCAGGCGCAGGGCCAGCTGCGGGCCTCTCGCGAGCAGCTCAACGCTGCGCGCTCCCAGGTCAACGCCGCGCAGGCGGGCGTGCAGAGCGCGCAGGCGCAGCTGTCCAACACGCGCATCGTAGCACCCTTTGGCGGCGTCGTCGAAGCGCGGCTGCAGGAGCCGGGTGAGCTCGCGAGCCCCGGCGCGCCCGTCGTGCGGCTCGTCGCCTCTGGCGGCCTGACCGTCAAGGCCGGCATCCCCGAGCGCTACGCCGGTGACATCGAGGTCGGCACGCAGGTCCGCGTGATCCCGAGCGCCTATGGCGCCGAGCCGCGCGGCGGCCGCGTAACGTTCGTGGGCACGGCCATCGACCCGCAAAGTCGCACGTTCCCCGTCGAGATCGCCGTCGAGAACGGCGACCGCACGCTCAAGCCCGACATGGTGGTCCGCCTCCAGGTCGCGCGCGAAGTCCTTCAGGACGCCATCGTCGTCCCGCAAGAGGCCGTCATCCGCGACGAGCGCGGGACCAGCGTCTTCGTCGCCGTGACCGACGCCAACGGGCGGTCCGTCGCCGAGCGCCGCCCCGTCGAGCTCGGCCCCAACGCCGGCGACCGCATCGTGCTCCTCTCCGGCGTCTCCTCCGGCGACCGCATCATCGTTTCCGGCCAGACCAGCCTCAACGACGGCGACCTCGTCAAGCCGACCGAGCGCCAGGCGCCCGCGGCCTCTGGCGCCGCCAGCGAAACGGCCCAGCGCCAGAGGCCCAACGGCGCCGCGACCGAACCCACCATCTGA